In one Melopsittacus undulatus isolate bMelUnd1 chromosome 4, bMelUnd1.mat.Z, whole genome shotgun sequence genomic region, the following are encoded:
- the LYSET gene encoding lysosomal enzyme trafficking factor produces the protein MMNFRQRMGWIGVGLYLLASAAAFYYVFEINETYNKLALEHIQQHPKEPQEGTTWMHSLKVRLLSLPFWLWTIIFLIPYLQMFLFLYSCTRADPKTVGYCIIPICLAVICNRHQTFVKASNQISRLQLIDT, from the coding sequence ATGATGAACTTCCGCCAGAGGATGGGATGGATTGGTGTGGGGTTGTACTTGTTAGCAAGTGCTGCAGCTTTTTATTACGTCTTTGAAATCAATGAGACTTACAACAAACTAGCACTGGAGCACATTCAGCAACACCCCAAGGAACCACAGGAAGGAACCACATGGATGCACTCCTTAAAAGTACGACTGCTATCCTTGCCTTTTTGGCTGTGGactataatatttttaataccaTATTTACAGATGTTCTTGTTCCTCTATTCCTGTACAAGAGCTGACCCCAAAACTGTTGGGTATTGCATCATTCCTATCTGCTTGGCTGTTATTTGCAATCGCCATCAAACATTTGTGAAGGCCTCTAATCAAATCAGTAGATTACAACTGATTGACACTTAG